Proteins encoded together in one Apium graveolens cultivar Ventura unplaced genomic scaffold, ASM990537v1 ctg8522, whole genome shotgun sequence window:
- the LOC141705087 gene encoding agamous-like MADS-box protein AGL80, giving the protein MTRKKVKLAFISNDASRKATFKKRKKGLMKKVGELSTLCGIDACAIIYSHYEPRPEVWPNTEGVQRVLSQFKRMPEMEQSKKMVNQESFMRQRIAKANEQLKKQCKDNREKEMIEVMYQCLTGKIGLQNLMIPDLNDLGWLIDHKLKEIYKRIDQISATKKKNTTTGKVGSGSGSGSGSGSAAAMLKGKGVANCVDGTEEKAIEGEMEAMQQQQQRPPWFSDWINSNSGNSSN; this is encoded by the coding sequence ATGACAAGAAAGAAGGTGAAGTTAGCATTCATCAGTAATGATGCTTCTCGAAAAGCGACATTCAAGAAAAGGAAGAAGGGGCTGATGAagaaggttggagagttgagtacCTTATGTGGTATTGATGCTTGTGCTATCATTTATAGTCACTATGAGCCCCGACCTGAAGTGTGGCCTAATACAGAAGGTGTTCAGCGTGTGTTGTCTCAGTTTAAGCGAATGCCGGAGATGGAGCAGAGCAAGAAGATGGTTAATCAGGAGAGTTTTATGCGACAGAGGATTGCGAAAGCTAATGAGCAGTTGAAGAAACAGTGTAAGGATAATAGGGAGAAGGAAATGATTGAGGTTATGTATCAGTGTTTGACGGGGAAAATTGGTTTACAAAATTTGATGATCCCGGATTTGAATGATCTTGGTTGGCTTATTGATCACAAGTTGAAGGAGATTTATAAAAGAATTGATCAGATATCGGCTACTAAGAAAAAGAATACTACTACTGGGAAAGTTGGCAGTGGCTCTGGATCTGGCAGTGGCTCGGGATCAGCTGCTGCAATGTTGAAAGGTAAAGGAGTGGCTAATTGTGTTGATGGAACGGAAGAAAAGGCTATAGAGGGCGAGATGGAAGcaatgcagcagcagcagcagaGACCGCCTTGGTTTAGCGACTGGATCAACAGCAATAGTGGGAACAGCAGTAACTGA
- the LOC141705086 gene encoding agamous-like MADS-box protein AGL80, which produces MTRKKVKLAFISNDASRKATFKKRKKGLMKKVGELSTLCGIDACAIIYSQYEPQPEVWPNTEGVQRVLAQFKRMPEMEQSKKMVNQESFMRQRIAKANEQLKKQCKDNREKEMIEVMYQCLTGKIGLQNLMIPDLND; this is translated from the coding sequence ATGACAAGAAAGAAGGTGAAGTTAGCATTCATCAGTAATGATGCTTCTCGAAAAGCGACATTCAAGAAAAGGAAGAAGGGGCTGATGAagaaggttggagagttgagtacCTTATGTGGTATTGATGCTTGTGCTATCATTTATAGTCAGTATGAGCCCCAACCTGAAGTGTGGCCTAATACAGAAGGTGTTCAGCGTGTGTTGGCTCAGTTTAAGCGAATGCCGGAGATGGAGCAGAGCAAGAAGATGGTTAATCAGGAGAGTTTTATGCGACAGAGGATTGCGAAAGCTAATGAGCAGTTGAAGAAACAGTGTAAGGATAATAGGGAGAAGGAAATGATTGAGGTTATGTATCAGTGTTTGACGGGGAAAATTGGTTTACAAAATTTGATGATCCCGGATTTGAATGATTGA